The DNA region GGAGTACTCGCCCGACGTGGGGTGCCCGTCGCTGGAGACGACCTTCCAGATCACGTGGTAGGCGCCGGCCGGCCCCGAGCCCGTCAAGGGCTGCGTGACGATCGCGCCGTCGACGGTCGCCGGACCATCGGTGATGGAGGCGCCGGACGGATCGGTCACGACGACCTCGGTGGCGCCTTCGCCGCCGATCAGCTTCGCGTTGAAGGTGAGCGTCAACGCGGCGGGAACGACCTCGACCGACTCGTCTGCTGCCGGCGACGACGACACGAGTGCGTCGTGCGCAGAAGCGGAGAGAGGGGAGAGGAGCACGAGAAAGGCGGCGAGCAGGGTCGCGGCGAGGGCGATCGGGGCGGCCGAGCGGCTCAGAGCTTTGGTCTTCACGAGTACAGCCTATGAATCCTCGGTATGGGGCGGCTGAGTGTGGAAGCGGCCTCCCGCGACCGGCTCGGCATCCGTTAGTCTGGACAACCAGGAGGGCACAGTGACTGACAGCGACAGCCGACCGGCCGGAGAAGCCGCGATCCACCGTTCCGGTGAGCAGAGACACGACGTTACGCAGACGTTCGGGCACGATTCCGATCTGTCGTTCGTGCCGTTCGGAGTGGAACTCACCGACGTCGAGCAGTCGGCGATCGTCGCGCTGCCTGCGGGATCGGCGCTTCTGCTGGTCCGCTCCGGCGCTCTCGCCGGAGCCCGGTACCTCCTCGACACCGACGTGACGACCGTCGGCCGTCACCCCGAGGCCGACATCTTCTTCGACGACGTGACGGTCTCGCGCCGGCATGCGGAGATCACGCGCACGGGGTCCACGTTCGAGATCATCGACCAGCGTTCGCTCAACGGGACCTACGTCAATGGCGAGCGTGTCGATCGCAGCACCCTGGTGGACGGTTCCGAACTCCGCGTCGGCAAGTTCCGTCTGAACTTCTTCGCCTCTCCGCACGACCGCCCGGCGGCGAACGCCTGATGGCGGCCTCTCCTGCCCGCGAACGCTCTGCGTCCGCGGGTCTGTTGAGTATCGGTCAGGTGCTCGCAAGGCTCACCCCGGAGTTCCCCGACCTGACCTCCAGCAAGCTGCGCTTCCTCGAGGTGCAGGGCATCGTCACCCCCTCTCGCACCGACTCCGGCTATCGCAAGTTCTCGGCGTCCGACATCGAGCGCCTCCGGCTCGGACTCACGCTGCAGCGTGATCACTACCTTCCTTTGAGCGTCATCCGCGAACAGCTCGACGACGTCGACGCCGGGGGAGACGCGACTGCTCTCGTGCCCCCGCCGTCGATCACCCCGGCGCCCCGCCGGTACCGCCGCGACGAGCTCCTCGCCGCGGCCGGAGCAGGCCCGCAGCTCCTCAACGACGCCATCAGCACCGGCGTCATCACCGCTCAGGAGAGCTACCCCGAGGCGACGGTGACGCTGCTTCGCGGTCTCGTCGGCCTGGACCGCCACGGCATCGAGCCGCGGCACCTTCGTTCGCTGCGTCAGGGCGCCGAGCGCGAGGTC from Microbacterium sp. SY138 includes:
- a CDS encoding MerR family transcriptional regulator; translation: MAASPARERSASAGLLSIGQVLARLTPEFPDLTSSKLRFLEVQGIVTPSRTDSGYRKFSASDIERLRLGLTLQRDHYLPLSVIREQLDDVDAGGDATALVPPPSITPAPRRYRRDELLAAAGAGPQLLNDAISTGVITAQESYPEATVTLLRGLVGLDRHGIEPRHLRSLRQGAEREVALIESAMSALLRRTDAASRAKASELAPELATRIDEVRSLFVKDALSRVLS
- a CDS encoding FHA domain-containing protein, with product MTDSDSRPAGEAAIHRSGEQRHDVTQTFGHDSDLSFVPFGVELTDVEQSAIVALPAGSALLLVRSGALAGARYLLDTDVTTVGRHPEADIFFDDVTVSRRHAEITRTGSTFEIIDQRSLNGTYVNGERVDRSTLVDGSELRVGKFRLNFFASPHDRPAANA
- a CDS encoding copper resistance CopC family protein, translated to MKTKALSRSAAPIALAATLLAAFLVLLSPLSASAHDALVSSSPAADESVEVVPAALTLTFNAKLIGGEGATEVVVTDPSGASITDGPATVDGAIVTQPLTGSGPAGAYHVIWKVVSSDGHPTSGEYSFTVTVGDESAATTEPSVAPTTTPPTAEQTAAPAPTATTVTESGDSADGSAWIWVVVIVAVLVVAGVVVWIVMSRRGGGPRTDSDPSSER